The genomic window TGATTCAGGACGGCTTCGACCCCTCGAGTTCGCTTGGCAATCCGTGAGGCGAGATGCTTGTCTTGCAAACTTGTAACTTGCCCCGAAAGCGTCACCACGCCGTCGTGTATTTCAACCTTCGGTGAAACACCGGCGAGTCGCTCGGCGTCCTCTAAGTCAGCTTCGATTGCGGTGACGATATCATTAGGCTGGAGCGACGAAGTGTCAGTCTTTTCCGCGATCAAACGGTTGCTACCCAGTAACAACGAAAGAATGACGGGCAAGACGAGGCATGGATTGCGGAGCATTGGAATGGTCACCGTGTGTGAAGAAACTCGAGTGGACACGCTGCTCCATTACGTCCTGCAACTCGTATGCCAGCGACCGCCGACTTGACGACTGAAGAAAGAAGCGTGTGGTTCAGCGAGTTCTCATCAGGCATCGTGGTCTGCAATTGACCACATCGAGTGCCGGGTGGGGACCGACTCTTCTCTATCCAGCCTTGCCGTCAGAGCAAATCGCCCCATCCCGCACGGTGGAAGCTGAAAATGGAAGCAGGCAGATGACCGACCACCAAGACGGCGTATACCTTTGCAACCTTCCATTTTTTCCCCTTTGGCGGCAATCTTGACTATTTTCTGATGTAGTTCCCCCGACGGACGTCACACTGGTGGTTAAACCGTCCCCAAGACTCGCTCTAGCTGGAAAGAACCGAATGCCTATTCATTGCCGCCCTCGTCTGCATACGCTGCTGACATTTGGCTTTCTGCTCGTCGCGCCCGGTCTCAGCTGGGCTCAAACCACCACAGAAATCGTCCTGCCCTCGGAAATCCAATGGCAGTTTCTGAATCCGGCGCGGGGTGACGCCGCGCCCTCGGCCGGCACGCTATGGGGCGATCAAACCCAAGACGGAGAATCGGGATTTCTGGTCAAATTTAAAGACGGTTTTTCATCGCCACCCCACATTCACAACATTACCTACCGTGGGATCGTGATCGCAGGCAAGCTGCACAACGACGACCCTCAAGCCGAACCGATGTGGATGCCCGCCGGTTCGTGGTGGGTTCAGCCCGCCGGTGAAGTCCACATCACCGCCGCGCAAACGCCAAGTGTGGGTTATGTCGAAATCCAAAGCGGCCCGTATCTGGTCAAAGCTCCCGAGCAAGCCTTCGATAACGGCGAACGCCCGATCAACGTCGACGCCACGAACATTGTTTGGTTGGACGCTGCGGACACGACCTGGATTGAGGAAGAAGACTCCAGCGAGCCAACCGCAACCGCTCGGCTGACGTTTCTGTGGGGCAACCCGGATGGCGAACAAGCCGTTGGCACGATGCTCAAATTGCCGGCCGGTTTCGAGGGGCAACTGCAAACCAACAGTCCTTCGCTCCGCGTCGTGGTCATCGAAGGGCTCTTGAGTCTGCAACTCGATGAAAGCGAAAAGGCCAAAGCGTTGCCGACCGGAAGCTACTTCGGGTCGAGCGCCCCCTCAACGCATCACTTCTACTGCGACGCCGAGTGCCTCCTCTACGTACGAACCAAGGGCAAGTTCACGCTCAAGCCGTAGTCATCGCCACTTGTGTCGCAGCGACATCAATACGTCTTCGCGCATCGCATCGAAAGCTGCAAACATGCGTGCAGCTCAAATCCTTCGGTCGCTTATTGTTTCGCTCGCTCGCTGCGAACCGGAGCACGTCGGTTGATAGG from Roseimaritima ulvae includes these protein-coding regions:
- a CDS encoding DUF4437 domain-containing protein, which translates into the protein MPIHCRPRLHTLLTFGFLLVAPGLSWAQTTTEIVLPSEIQWQFLNPARGDAAPSAGTLWGDQTQDGESGFLVKFKDGFSSPPHIHNITYRGIVIAGKLHNDDPQAEPMWMPAGSWWVQPAGEVHITAAQTPSVGYVEIQSGPYLVKAPEQAFDNGERPINVDATNIVWLDAADTTWIEEEDSSEPTATARLTFLWGNPDGEQAVGTMLKLPAGFEGQLQTNSPSLRVVVIEGLLSLQLDESEKAKALPTGSYFGSSAPSTHHFYCDAECLLYVRTKGKFTLKP